The genomic region CGCCCTTCGGGATTCTTGCCCAGGGTGGCCGGATCGTAGGTGCAGCGAAGCTCGGCGATATGGCCGTTCTCATCCTTGACGATCTCGTCGCAGCGGATGACGTAGGCGCCTCGCAGGCGGACTTCGCCGCCGGGAATCAGGCGCTTGTATTTGGGCGGAGGATTTTCCGCAAAATCGTCCCGTTCGATCAGGATCTCGCGCGTGAACGGGACCGTGCGTTTGCCGAATTCCGGGCGTTGCGGATGATTGCCGAGCTCCAGATGCTCCGTTTGGCCTTCGGGATAATTGGTAATGACGATGCGTAACGGTTGCAGAACCGCCATCGCGCGAGGAACGTTCTCGTTCAGATCTTCGCGAATGCAGTTTTCCAGAACGCCCATTTCTATCCACGAATCTTTCTTGGTCACGCCGATGCGTTCGCAAAAATCCCGGATCGCCGCCGGAGTGACTCCCGCCCGGCGCAGACCGGCGATGGTCGGCATGCGGGGGTCGTCCCAGCCGCTCACGTGCTTTTCGGTGACCAGTTGGTTGAGCTTTCGCTTGCTGACGATCGTGTATTCCAGTTGCAACCGCGCGAATTCGATCTGTTGAGGATGGCAGGGCGTATGCAGCTCGTCCAGCACCCAGTCGTACAACGGCCGGTGGTCTTCGAATTCCAGGGTGCACAGCGAGTGCGTGATGCCCTCGATCGCGTCGGAAATGCAATGGGTGTAATCGTACATCGGATACAAACACCAGTCGTTGCCGGTACGATGATGATGCACGCGGCGAATGCGGTAAAGCGTCGGATCGCGCATGTTGATATTGGGGGAGGCCATGTCGATTTTTGCCCGGAGCACGTATTGGCCGTCGGCATACAAGCCGTCGCGCATGCCCTGGAACAAGGCCAGATTTTCTTCGATCGAACGGTTACGGTCAGGGCTTTCCCGGCCGGGTTCAGTCAAGGTTCCGCGATAAGCCCGGATCTGCTCGGGAGTCAGACTGTCGACATAGGCCTTGCCGTCCTTGATCAGCGCTACCGCATAGTCGTACAACTGTTCGAAATAGTCGGAGGCATAATGCAGTTCATGCCACTGAAAACCTAGCCATTGCACGTCTCTTTGGATGGACTGTACGAATTCGTCGCTTTCTTTTTCGGGATTGGTGTCGTCGAACCTCAGGTTGCAGGTGCCCTGGTATTCGGCGGCAGTGCCGAAATTCAGGCAGATCGACTTGGCGTGTCCGATGTGCAGATAGCCGTTGGGCTCCGGAGGAAAACGGGTGACTATCTTGCCGTTGTTTTTGTTTTCCTTAAGATCCTGATTGATGATGTGACGAATGAAGTTGGACGGAGATTGGGTTTCGTTAATGGACATGGGGGGCGTAAGTGTTGAGTCCTCGATTGAACCGGATGCAAAGGTCAGCGACGGAATGAAAAATTATTGAATAATTATGGGCAAACAATATGATCAATTCAATACTACTTGAATCTAAAGGGATTAAACAATCTTGAACTCGCGGTTTTCCTCAGGAATGTTCGCATATCGGTTTCGGTTTGCCGGTGTAGTAACCTTGGGCATAATCGACCTTGAGTTCGTTTAATGTCTCTAAAATGGCTTCGCTCTCGACAAATTCGGCAATGGTCTTTTTGCCCAGAACGTGGCCGATGTCGTTAATGGATTTGACCATCGCCAGATCCATCGAATCGTGCACGATGTCCTTGACAAAAAAGCCGTCGATTTTCAGATAATCGACCGGCAGATTTTTCAGATATGCGAACGAGGAGAGCCCGCTGCCGAAATCGTCCAGAGAAAATTTACAACCGTATTCCTTCAGCCGATTCATGAATTCGGTGGCCTGCGACAGATTGGCGATGGCCGCCGTTTCGGTGATTTCGAAACAGACTTTTTCCGAGGGCATGCCGGTCTGATCAAACTGCGACTCGATGAACGAGAATAGATGCGGATCGCTCAGGCTCGAGCCGGAAAGATTGATCGAGCACAGGGACAACTTCTTCAGACGCTCCGGGTGTTTGGCATAAAACTGGAAGACGTTGCGTATGACCCAGCGGTCGATTTTTGTCGACAGTTGATAGCGTTCGGCGGCCGACAGGAAGGCGTCGGGAGAAATGATCGAGCCGTTTCGATCCTTCATGCGAATCAGAATTTCGCAATGCTCGCCTTCCTCGGCGTTTAACGCAACAATGACCTGAGTATAAAGGCAAAAGAGGTCTTCCTCCAGCGCCTTATTGATTCGGACCACCCAATTCATTTCGCCATGATGCTGGGCAAGGGCTTTGTCGTCTTCCCGATAAATGTGCGTCCGGTTGCGTCCGGCCTGTTTGGCCATGAAACAGGCCATGTCGGCTTGTTTTAAATGAATGTCGGAGCCGCCCTTATTGAAATCGATGATCACGAGTCCGATGCTGACGCCGATGCGAAAACTTTTATCTTCCCAGTAGAATTGAAATTGCTCCACAATCCGATGGATTTTTTCGGTCACGGCGACAGCCTGTTCCAGCGGGCAATATTCCATCAGAATGGCGAACTCGTCTCCCCCGAGCCGGGCCAGCGTGTCGCTGCGGCGGATGACCTGGCAGATGAGCGCGCTGATTTGCCGGAGCAGTTCATCGCCGGCGGTATGGCTGCACGTGTCGTTGACCACTTTGAACTGGTCGAGGTCGATATAACACAGAGCGTGTTCG from Methylosarcina fibrata AML-C10 harbors:
- a CDS encoding glutamine--tRNA ligase/YqeY domain fusion protein; translation: MSINETQSPSNFIRHIINQDLKENKNNGKIVTRFPPEPNGYLHIGHAKSICLNFGTAAEYQGTCNLRFDDTNPEKESDEFVQSIQRDVQWLGFQWHELHYASDYFEQLYDYAVALIKDGKAYVDSLTPEQIRAYRGTLTEPGRESPDRNRSIEENLALFQGMRDGLYADGQYVLRAKIDMASPNINMRDPTLYRIRRVHHHRTGNDWCLYPMYDYTHCISDAIEGITHSLCTLEFEDHRPLYDWVLDELHTPCHPQQIEFARLQLEYTIVSKRKLNQLVTEKHVSGWDDPRMPTIAGLRRAGVTPAAIRDFCERIGVTKKDSWIEMGVLENCIREDLNENVPRAMAVLQPLRIVITNYPEGQTEHLELGNHPQRPEFGKRTVPFTREILIERDDFAENPPPKYKRLIPGGEVRLRGAYVIRCDEIVKDENGHIAELRCTYDPATLGKNPEGRKVKGVIHWVSEPHSLLAEVRLYDRLFTVPNPDNEENFLSVLNPNSLEVLTGCRVEASLADAGPESRYQFERTGYFCLDTIDSVGGRRVFNRTVTLRENWEKD